From a single Sphingobium lignivorans genomic region:
- a CDS encoding GNAT family N-acetyltransferase, with translation MTNDTIHVSLFSSFAQARAAAGGALDGAAQPGPFDRLGWFEALHASAFPEATPLILCARAGPAMAWLFLTGGQDGPVDGITNWYSFLFRPQFVNAPLRETRLRLLSALAARLRGVTPHLRFHPITDEGGTDRALLSDALRTAGWRVIPRVMAHKRMLHLAPGMRFDAYWAARPGSLRSTFRRKARQRPVAVDIHHRLDEGLWSVFESVFAASWKPEGDDFAFLRAFAQAEADGGRLRLGVAWLDGAPAAVELWTIEQGCAYIHKLAFDERFADASPGTQLSHAMFRQAIDLDHATSIDFGTGDNGYKAAWMPDTVPMWQIDAFDLRHAASWRPAFATWLSALSQPTGSHARQSSPASGRRAALEAGWPPMSASGSALFKAAGSR, from the coding sequence ATGACGAACGACACCATCCATGTGAGCCTCTTCAGCAGCTTCGCGCAGGCGCGGGCGGCGGCGGGCGGCGCATTGGACGGAGCGGCCCAGCCCGGCCCGTTCGACCGGCTCGGCTGGTTCGAGGCGCTCCACGCCAGCGCCTTTCCCGAGGCCACGCCCCTTATCCTGTGCGCGAGGGCCGGGCCCGCGATGGCATGGCTCTTCCTGACCGGCGGACAAGACGGCCCAGTCGACGGCATCACCAACTGGTACAGCTTCCTGTTCCGCCCGCAGTTCGTGAACGCCCCTCTGCGGGAGACCCGGCTGCGCCTGCTGAGCGCGCTTGCCGCCCGGCTGCGCGGCGTCACCCCGCATCTGCGCTTCCATCCGATCACGGACGAGGGAGGGACCGACCGGGCCTTGCTGAGCGATGCCCTCCGGACCGCAGGCTGGCGCGTGATCCCCCGCGTGATGGCCCATAAGCGGATGCTCCATCTCGCCCCCGGCATGCGGTTCGATGCCTATTGGGCCGCCCGTCCGGGCTCGCTCCGCTCCACCTTCCGGCGCAAGGCGAGGCAGCGTCCGGTCGCGGTGGACATCCATCACAGGCTGGATGAGGGCCTCTGGTCCGTCTTCGAGTCGGTGTTCGCCGCCAGCTGGAAGCCCGAGGGAGACGACTTCGCTTTCCTTCGCGCCTTCGCGCAGGCGGAAGCGGACGGCGGCCGGCTGCGGCTCGGCGTGGCATGGCTGGACGGCGCACCCGCCGCCGTGGAATTATGGACCATCGAGCAGGGCTGCGCCTATATTCACAAGCTCGCTTTCGATGAACGCTTCGCCGATGCCTCGCCCGGCACGCAGCTCAGCCACGCCATGTTCCGGCAGGCCATCGATCTCGATCATGCAACCAGCATCGATTTCGGCACTGGCGACAATGGTTACAAGGCCGCCTGGATGCCGGATACCGTGCCCATGTGGCAGATCGATGCCTTCGACCTTCGTCATGCCGCGAGCTGGCGGCCGGCCTTCGCCACATGGCTTTCGGCCCTGTCCCAGCCCACCGGCAGCCATGCACGCCAGAGCAGCCCGGCCAGCGGCCGGCGTGCGGCACTGGAAGCGGGCTGGCCTCCCATGAGCGCGAGCGGTTCGGCGCTTTTCAAAGCGGCTGGAAGCCGCTAG
- a CDS encoding phosphopantetheine-binding protein encodes MNETSGTTHARDSMADTALRRSLAEALGLDEARVAAFDAQTPLFGALPELDSMAVATLLTDLEDRLSIIIDDDDIDMESFETFGGLHALLARKLDAKLG; translated from the coding sequence ATGAACGAGACCAGCGGCACGACGCACGCCCGGGATTCCATGGCCGATACCGCATTGCGCCGCTCGCTTGCCGAGGCACTGGGGCTGGACGAGGCGCGCGTGGCCGCCTTCGATGCGCAAACCCCTCTGTTCGGCGCGCTGCCGGAGCTCGACTCCATGGCGGTCGCCACTTTGCTCACGGACCTCGAGGACCGGCTTTCCATCATCATCGACGATGATGATATCGATATGGAAAGCTTCGAGACCTTCGGCGGCCTGCACGCCCTTCTGGCCCGCAAACTCGACGCAAAACTGGGCTGA